The region ACATTTGGAGCAAAAAGGACAACCAGCAAGTGTCTACATAGGGATGCGGTACTGGCATCCTTTCACGGAAGAAGCGATCGCACGGATGAAACGCGATCGCGTCGATCGTCTGGTTATCCTCCCCCTCTACCCCCAATTCTCCATCAGCACCAGCGGTTCCAGCTTCCGCCTTTTGGAAAAGATTTGGCAAGAAGACCCCTCCCTGGGCCCCGTTGACTACACCGTCATTCGTTCCTGGTATCAGGAACCCGGTTACCTGCAAGCAATGTCGCAGCTGATAACCCAAGAACTCGATCGCTTTGACAATCCCGATGAAGTTACGCTCTTCTTTAGCGCCCACGGCGTCCCCGTAAGCTACGTAGAAGAAGCTGGCGACCCCTACCAGCAAGAAATAGAGGACTGCACAGTCCGAATCATGGAGACGCTGAATCGACCCAATCCCCACACACTGGCTTACCAAAGTCGGGTCGGCCCAGTAGAATGGCTCAAACCCTACACTGAAGACGCTATTAAAGAACTTGCCGCCCAAGAAGTCAAAGATTTGCTAGTAGTGCCCATCAGCTTTGTCTCTGAGCATATCGAAACCCTGCAAGAAATTGATATGGAGTACCGCGAACTAGCTGAGGAATCTGGCATTCACAACTTCCGCCGCGTACCCGCCCTCGATACCAATCCTGTATTTATTGATGCCCTAGCAGATCTAGTCGTCGAAGCCCTCAACTCTCCCAGTGTAAAGCTTTCCGAAGTAACACAACTCAAGAAGCAAGTCAAGATGTACCCGCAAGAGCGTTGGGAATGGGGGATAACTCCATCTGCTGAAGTTTGGAACGGTCGTATAGCAATGATTATCTGTATTGACCTAGTGTTGGAACTGCTCACCAGTCACGGGCCTCTACATCTAATCGGACTGCTGTAGAAATTTTGGATTTTAGATTTTGGATTTTGGATTGAAAGGTAAATAGGTGGGCATAATTAAACGTAAAACTGCCTTGCCCTTAGAAACCCGGTTTCTTTGAGAAACCGGGTTTCTGGGTGTTCAGTTTATTTACGCAGGCTATTAGGACATCCTAAAACGCCAGAACCAATTCACAGCAAGCATTTCACTTTTGACTTTTGACTTTTGACTTTTGACTTTTGCTATACCAACTATACCATTCACCAGAGCTGCGAATTGCTAACCACAGCAGGAGCATCGCAATTAAGCCTCCCTGTCTGGGCGCATCAAAAGCTAAAAGTACCAGTACCACACACAAGGCATCTTGGGCAAAAACAGCCCACAGGGGTAAGCCCCGCAATCGAAAAAACCACCCGACTTGGACAAGTTGCAGCACAAGCGCCAACAACCCACCCACTACACTAACTAATATAATTAACCAACCGGGAGCGTCGGTGGCCTCGGCAACAGCAACCCCCATAATCGCCCCCACAATAGGGCTAAACAAGAGATGGAAAATTTGCAGTATGCGCTGCCCTAATAGCTTTTTGGAAGCAAACAACTCGAATAACGACCAGCTGGTGAGGATTCCCACCACTACCTGTGGATGAATTAAAGATAGAATCGGTACGCGAGACCAGAGATTATTCCCCTGCAAAAGGCCAATCAACAGGAGGGGCAGGGCAATTCTCCCCACTCCCACCGCAGCAGCAGCAGAGAGTGCGGCTAGGAGTTCAATCATAAACCTCGCGGGATGCCTGACTTTAACTTAATGTTTCTTAAGTTTAACCATTTTGGCCTGGAGGTTGTACTGTTTAACAAGCATAAGAGC is a window of Argonema galeatum A003/A1 DNA encoding:
- the hemH gene encoding ferrochelatase — protein: MGRTGVLLLNLGGPDQLEDVRPFLFNLFSDPEIIRLPFPWLQKPLAWLISTLRAKKSQENYSQIGGGSPLRRVTEAQAHALEEHLEQKGQPASVYIGMRYWHPFTEEAIARMKRDRVDRLVILPLYPQFSISTSGSSFRLLEKIWQEDPSLGPVDYTVIRSWYQEPGYLQAMSQLITQELDRFDNPDEVTLFFSAHGVPVSYVEEAGDPYQQEIEDCTVRIMETLNRPNPHTLAYQSRVGPVEWLKPYTEDAIKELAAQEVKDLLVVPISFVSEHIETLQEIDMEYRELAEESGIHNFRRVPALDTNPVFIDALADLVVEALNSPSVKLSEVTQLKKQVKMYPQERWEWGITPSAEVWNGRIAMIICIDLVLELLTSHGPLHLIGLL
- a CDS encoding DUF4126 domain-containing protein — its product is MIELLAALSAAAAVGVGRIALPLLLIGLLQGNNLWSRVPILSLIHPQVVVGILTSWSLFELFASKKLLGQRILQIFHLLFSPIVGAIMGVAVAEATDAPGWLIILVSVVGGLLALVLQLVQVGWFFRLRGLPLWAVFAQDALCVVLVLLAFDAPRQGGLIAMLLLWLAIRSSGEWYSWYSKSQKSKVKSQK